The Paenibacillus macerans genome includes a window with the following:
- a CDS encoding cellulase family glycosylhydrolase: MFKTIVKSILAGSLVLGAMGIGMAGLAPGHAEAAANYYHTSGNRIVDSAGNPAVFNGINWFGFETPNYSPHGLWTRSMDDVLDQIQERGYNLIRLPYSNQMFDPGSAPNSIDYDKNPDLKGLTPIQIMDKLIEKAGDRGMKIFLDRHRPGSGGQSELWYTADYSEQRWIDDWKMLAERYNGNDTVIGADLHNEPHGPASWGTGDPATDWQLAAERAGNAILSVNPHWLIIVEGIEKNVQGYSDGYWWGGNLKGVANHPVELDVPNQLVYSAHDYGPGVASQPWFSDPSFPDNMPAIWDAYWGYISKQNIAPVIVGEFGGRSVDMSSVEGIWQNRLVDYIGENELYWTYWCVNPNSGDTGGLLLDDWVTWNEPKQAMLDRIMQPLGETLPAAPGKLTATAGNGQISLNWSASAGAESYKVKRATVSGGPYTTVASGITGTAFTDRGLANGTAYYYVVSAVNSAGESGNSAEAAATPKEGSNAPDVNLVVQYKAADTNPTDNQIKPHFNIKNNGTTAVDLSGLKLRYYFSKDGTQSMSSWVDWAPIGAENIQRAFTDAYVELSFTAAAGSISAGGETGEIQLRMAKSDWSNFNEADDYSFDPTKTAYADWDKVTLYLDDSLVWGVEP; the protein is encoded by the coding sequence ATGTTCAAAACGATCGTTAAAAGTATTCTGGCCGGTTCGCTCGTATTAGGCGCTATGGGAATCGGGATGGCCGGCTTGGCACCGGGCCATGCGGAAGCGGCTGCTAATTATTACCATACGTCAGGGAACCGGATCGTCGATTCGGCCGGAAATCCGGCGGTGTTCAACGGGATCAACTGGTTCGGATTCGAGACACCGAATTATTCGCCTCACGGCTTGTGGACACGGTCCATGGATGACGTCCTGGATCAGATCCAAGAGCGCGGCTACAATCTGATCCGTCTGCCGTACAGCAACCAGATGTTTGACCCCGGATCCGCCCCCAACAGCATCGACTACGACAAAAACCCGGATTTAAAAGGGCTGACTCCCATTCAGATCATGGATAAACTAATCGAAAAAGCAGGAGACCGCGGCATGAAGATTTTCCTCGACCGCCATCGTCCCGGGTCCGGCGGACAATCCGAGCTTTGGTATACCGCGGACTACTCCGAACAACGCTGGATCGACGACTGGAAGATGCTGGCGGAACGGTATAACGGCAACGACACGGTGATTGGCGCCGATTTGCACAACGAGCCCCACGGTCCGGCCAGTTGGGGAACGGGAGATCCGGCCACCGATTGGCAGCTGGCGGCGGAGCGGGCGGGCAACGCCATTTTGTCCGTAAACCCGCATTGGCTGATCATCGTCGAAGGAATCGAGAAAAATGTGCAAGGCTACAGCGACGGCTACTGGTGGGGCGGCAATCTTAAAGGAGTCGCCAATCACCCGGTTGAGTTGGACGTTCCGAACCAATTGGTTTATTCCGCCCATGATTACGGCCCTGGCGTCGCTTCCCAGCCCTGGTTCTCGGACCCTTCCTTCCCCGATAACATGCCGGCGATTTGGGACGCCTACTGGGGATATATCAGCAAGCAAAACATCGCCCCGGTCATCGTGGGCGAATTCGGCGGCCGGAGCGTGGACATGAGCAGCGTTGAAGGCATTTGGCAGAACCGCCTGGTCGATTATATCGGCGAGAACGAGCTTTATTGGACTTATTGGTGCGTAAACCCGAACTCCGGAGACACGGGCGGGCTGCTTTTGGACGATTGGGTCACCTGGAACGAGCCGAAGCAAGCCATGCTGGACCGGATTATGCAGCCGTTAGGCGAAACGTTGCCCGCCGCCCCGGGCAAATTGACGGCTACGGCGGGCAACGGACAGATCAGCTTGAACTGGTCGGCTTCCGCCGGGGCGGAAAGCTATAAGGTGAAGCGAGCGACGGTTAGCGGGGGACCGTACACGACCGTAGCCAGCGGGATCACGGGCACGGCCTTTACCGATCGCGGACTTGCCAACGGCACGGCCTACTATTATGTGGTCAGCGCGGTGAACAGCGCCGGAGAAAGCGGCAATTCCGCCGAGGCGGCCGCGACGCCGAAAGAAGGCTCAAACGCGCCTGATGTCAATCTGGTCGTGCAGTATAAGGCGGCCGACACCAATCCGACCGACAATCAGATCAAACCGCATTTTAATATTAAGAACAACGGTACAACCGCAGTTGACTTGAGCGGCCTGAAGCTCCGCTATTACTTCTCGAAAGACGGCACGCAAAGCATGAGCTCTTGGGTGGATTGGGCGCCGATCGGAGCCGAAAACATTCAAAGAGCCTTTACCGACGCTTATGTCGAACTCAGCTTTACCGCTGCGGCGGGCTCGATTTCGGCCGGCGGGGAAACCGGTGAAATTCAATTGCGGATGGCCAAATCCGATTGGTCCAATTTCAACGAAGCGGACGACTACTCCTTCGATCCGACCAAAACGGCTTATGCCGACTGGGATAAAGTAACGCTGTACCTGGATGATTCGCTGGTATGGGGAGTAGAGCCCTAA
- a CDS encoding glycoside hydrolase family 9 protein yields the protein MNKTKKARWPAWKNWLGKTVLSGLVACGGFPFLASSAAMAADAEAYNYADALQKSLWFYDAEKSGPGITGGRLEWRGDSELSDMYVPLGVNGTAKNMTNLREDFIAQNLPNLDPDGNGSVDLSGGFHDAGDHVKFGLPQSYAASTLGWSFYEFREAFRQSGQEAHMLEELKWFSDYFLRSTFRNDKGEVVAFNYMVGQGTVDHTYWGPPELQDPDKYPRPATFATADQPASDQAAGAAAALALMYLNTKDTDPAYAEECLDTAAALYRFAQQHRGLGNSDGFYNSSYDEDELSWAAVWLYTATGDNTYIQDIVSVDASGKYTGYLKRIVPSQADSWQNIWTHSWDTVWGGVFVRLAALFPDNAQYDYYARWNLEYWSGGKVPHQEANDNTYLTTSPAGFGVLTTWGSARYNAAAQLCALVYDKYKDRPDFAAWAKSQMDYIMGDNPMGYSYIVGFPSPDESAKHPHHRAAHGSMTNNMEVPAEHRHVLWGALVGGPDAKDFHNDVTTDYVYNEVAIDYNAGLVGALAGLYLKYGNGETVTADSPPAEQGVTEYRVEGKIEQENDQRTQVTVTIHNESVHPPHTEGTMSARYYFNISELLAAGQSINDVTLETYYDEQKASYGGAVKVNGPYAVDAAAGIYYYELDWSGNEVYGSRDFQFGLIAKQDSQYKSHWDPTNDWSRQGISATKGETTRIPLYLNGVKVVGEEPSGGTPQEPQQPPGVPAGLAAKAGNAQVALNWNAAAGAISYNVKRATVDGGPYTTVKSGITATSFTDAGLTNGTAYYYVVSAVNGAGESADSAQISAVPQAGQGGQPGTLVLQYKAGDTNADDNQMKPLFRIVNNGTDAVPLSELTIRYWYTVDGDKEQTFHCDWAQIGGGNLSGKTVKMAEAKENADSYVEISFNAGAGSLAPGSDSGEIQTRINKNDWSAYNEANDYSFDPAKTAYTDWDHVALYQNGTLVWGIEP from the coding sequence ATGAACAAAACCAAAAAAGCACGTTGGCCGGCCTGGAAAAATTGGCTCGGAAAAACCGTGCTGTCCGGTCTGGTTGCCTGCGGCGGATTTCCGTTTCTGGCCTCTTCGGCCGCAATGGCTGCAGACGCGGAAGCTTACAATTATGCGGATGCCCTGCAAAAATCCCTCTGGTTTTACGACGCGGAGAAATCCGGTCCCGGGATTACAGGCGGCCGTTTGGAATGGCGGGGGGACTCGGAACTGTCCGACATGTACGTACCGCTCGGCGTGAACGGCACCGCGAAGAACATGACGAATTTGCGGGAGGATTTTATCGCGCAAAACCTGCCGAACTTGGACCCCGACGGCAACGGGTCCGTCGATCTGAGCGGAGGGTTTCACGACGCCGGCGACCATGTCAAATTCGGCCTGCCGCAATCCTATGCCGCATCGACACTGGGATGGAGCTTTTACGAGTTTAGGGAAGCTTTCCGGCAGAGCGGCCAGGAAGCGCATATGCTGGAAGAACTGAAATGGTTCAGCGACTATTTTCTGCGCTCTACTTTCCGTAACGACAAGGGTGAGGTTGTCGCCTTCAACTACATGGTTGGTCAAGGAACGGTCGATCACACCTATTGGGGCCCTCCCGAACTGCAGGATCCCGACAAATATCCGCGTCCGGCCACGTTCGCGACCGCGGATCAACCCGCCAGCGACCAGGCTGCCGGAGCTGCGGCCGCCCTTGCTCTGATGTATCTCAATACGAAGGATACCGATCCTGCCTATGCGGAGGAGTGCCTGGATACGGCCGCCGCGCTTTACCGCTTTGCCCAGCAGCACAGAGGACTCGGCAACAGCGACGGCTTTTATAATTCCAGTTATGACGAAGATGAATTGTCATGGGCGGCCGTCTGGTTGTATACCGCGACCGGCGACAACACGTATATACAGGATATCGTATCGGTTGACGCGTCGGGAAAATACACCGGATACCTCAAAAGAATCGTCCCTTCTCAAGCGGATAGCTGGCAAAATATCTGGACGCACAGCTGGGACACGGTATGGGGCGGCGTTTTTGTACGGCTTGCGGCCCTGTTCCCGGACAATGCCCAATATGATTATTACGCCCGCTGGAATCTTGAATATTGGTCGGGCGGCAAGGTTCCTCATCAGGAGGCGAACGACAATACGTATTTGACTACGTCGCCCGCCGGGTTCGGCGTTCTCACCACATGGGGTTCGGCGCGGTACAACGCGGCCGCCCAGCTTTGCGCGCTGGTGTATGACAAGTATAAAGACCGTCCCGATTTTGCGGCCTGGGCCAAGAGCCAAATGGATTATATCATGGGGGACAACCCCATGGGTTATTCGTACATCGTCGGCTTCCCGTCGCCGGACGAATCGGCCAAGCATCCTCACCATCGGGCCGCGCACGGCTCCATGACCAACAACATGGAAGTCCCGGCGGAACACCGCCATGTGCTCTGGGGAGCGCTTGTCGGCGGACCGGACGCGAAGGATTTCCACAATGATGTTACGACCGATTACGTCTATAACGAGGTGGCGATCGACTACAATGCCGGTTTGGTCGGCGCGCTTGCAGGCTTGTATCTGAAATACGGAAACGGCGAAACGGTTACGGCCGACAGTCCGCCCGCCGAACAAGGCGTAACGGAATACCGGGTGGAGGGAAAAATCGAGCAGGAAAACGACCAGCGGACCCAGGTTACGGTTACCATTCACAATGAATCCGTCCATCCGCCTCATACGGAGGGAACGATGAGCGCCCGTTATTATTTCAACATCAGCGAGCTGCTGGCGGCGGGCCAAAGCATTAACGACGTCACGCTGGAAACGTATTACGATGAGCAAAAAGCAAGCTACGGCGGCGCCGTCAAGGTCAACGGACCTTATGCGGTGGACGCGGCGGCGGGGATTTACTACTATGAGCTGGATTGGTCGGGCAACGAGGTTTACGGCAGCCGGGACTTCCAATTCGGCCTGATCGCGAAGCAGGATTCCCAATATAAGAGTCATTGGGACCCAACGAACGACTGGAGCCGTCAAGGGATTTCCGCCACAAAAGGGGAGACAACCCGAATCCCCCTTTATCTGAACGGAGTGAAGGTGGTCGGCGAGGAGCCTAGCGGCGGAACGCCGCAAGAGCCGCAACAGCCGCCGGGTGTACCGGCCGGTCTGGCCGCGAAGGCGGGGAATGCTCAAGTGGCGCTGAACTGGAACGCGGCCGCCGGAGCGATAAGCTATAACGTGAAAAGAGCGACCGTGGACGGCGGCCCTTACACGACGGTGAAGAGCGGGATCACGGCGACAAGCTTTACGGACGCGGGCCTGACGAACGGCACGGCCTACTATTATGTGGTCAGCGCCGTCAACGGCGCCGGGGAAAGCGCCGACTCCGCACAGATCAGCGCGGTTCCCCAAGCCGGGCAAGGAGGCCAGCCGGGAACTTTGGTGCTCCAGTACAAAGCCGGGGACACCAATGCGGACGACAATCAGATGAAGCCGTTATTCCGCATTGTAAACAACGGTACGGACGCTGTTCCGCTGTCGGAACTGACGATTCGCTATTGGTATACGGTGGATGGGGACAAGGAGCAAACGTTCCATTGCGATTGGGCGCAGATCGGGGGCGGCAATCTTAGCGGCAAAACGGTGAAGATGGCGGAAGCTAAGGAGAATGCCGATTCGTATGTGGAAATCTCCTTCAATGCCGGTGCGGGCAGCCTGGCTCCCGGCAGCGACAGCGGCGAAATTCAGACCCGCATCAACAAAAATGATTGGTCGGCTTATAACGAAGCGAACGACTATTCCTTTGACCCGGCCAAAACCGCCTACACCGATTGGGACCATGTTGCTTTGTATCAGAACGGTACGCTGGTTTGGGGAATTGAGCCTTGA
- a CDS encoding glycoside hydrolase family 6 protein, which yields MLSKLFKRTVAMTAVAALALTLLQPFGIQRSYAAEAHVDNPFLGATMYVNSDYAELVDTSIAKVSDNTLKAKMQTVKSYPTAVWLDRIAAIAGGEANGGRKSLVETMDEVLAQKQGDTPIVATFVIYNLPGRDCHALASNGELPLTAEGLQTYKTSYIDPIVEVFSNPKYADIRIVAIIEPDSLPNLVTNLSDPKCAQANSTNIYRDATRYALEKLHAIPNVYNYMDIGHSGWLGWDNNRQPAIDLFTSVVAGTPAGLASVDGFITNTANTTPLEEPYLTDPNLTINGMQLKSAKYYEWNPYFDEVDFTAALYSGFVAKGWPSSIGFLIDTSRNGWGGPDRPTGASGTTVDAYANSGRIDKRLHRGNWCNASGAGMGQPPQAAPAGYPASHLDAFVWVKPPGESDGSSTEIPNNEGKGFDRMCDPTYTSANGTLTGALPGAPISGHWFHDQFVQLVQNAYPAIPTSGGETPDVPAAPAGLTATAGNAKVELSWTASSGATSYNVKRATTSGGPYTTVAAGVTATSYTNTGLANGTTYYYVVSAVNSAGESANSAQVAATPSGGGTGTGDLVVQYRAGDTNAADNQIKPQFNIKNNGTTAVDLSTLKIRYYFTKDGSQDLNAWIDWAQLGASNIEKTFGTVSGTDADTYIELSFTAAAGTLAPGGQSGDIQLRISKTDWSNFDESNDYSYDPAKTAYADWDHITLYQNDTLVWGVEP from the coding sequence ATGTTATCCAAACTTTTCAAACGAACGGTGGCGATGACTGCGGTTGCTGCTTTGGCGCTGACGCTGCTGCAGCCTTTTGGAATACAAAGGAGCTATGCCGCCGAAGCTCATGTCGACAATCCTTTTTTGGGCGCGACGATGTATGTGAATTCCGATTATGCGGAGCTCGTAGATACCTCCATTGCCAAAGTTAGCGATAATACGCTGAAGGCGAAGATGCAAACCGTCAAGTCGTACCCGACGGCTGTTTGGCTGGACCGCATTGCGGCCATTGCCGGAGGTGAGGCCAACGGCGGCCGGAAAAGCCTGGTGGAAACCATGGACGAGGTGCTTGCCCAGAAGCAGGGGGATACGCCGATTGTAGCCACCTTCGTAATCTACAACCTGCCGGGCCGGGATTGTCACGCTTTGGCTTCCAACGGGGAGCTGCCCTTGACTGCGGAAGGTCTGCAGACTTATAAAACGAGCTATATTGATCCCATCGTCGAAGTATTCTCCAATCCGAAATACGCCGACATTCGGATTGTCGCGATTATCGAACCCGATTCGCTGCCGAACCTGGTGACGAACCTGAGCGACCCGAAATGCGCGCAGGCCAATTCGACCAACATTTACCGCGACGCAACGCGGTATGCCCTCGAAAAGCTGCATGCTATTCCTAACGTTTACAACTACATGGACATCGGCCACTCCGGCTGGTTAGGCTGGGACAACAATCGGCAGCCGGCCATCGACCTCTTTACGTCGGTCGTCGCCGGGACTCCTGCCGGACTTGCCAGCGTGGACGGCTTCATCACCAATACAGCCAACACGACTCCCTTGGAGGAACCGTATCTGACCGACCCGAATTTGACGATTAACGGGATGCAGCTGAAATCCGCCAAGTATTATGAGTGGAATCCCTATTTTGACGAAGTGGATTTCACCGCGGCTCTGTATTCCGGATTCGTAGCCAAGGGCTGGCCGTCCAGCATCGGCTTCCTGATCGATACATCACGCAACGGGTGGGGCGGCCCGGATCGTCCGACCGGAGCCAGCGGAACAACGGTGGATGCGTATGCCAATTCCGGACGCATCGACAAGCGTCTCCATCGCGGGAATTGGTGCAATGCCAGCGGCGCCGGGATGGGTCAGCCTCCGCAAGCCGCTCCGGCGGGTTATCCGGCCTCTCATCTGGACGCTTTCGTATGGGTGAAGCCTCCGGGTGAATCGGACGGCTCCAGCACCGAAATTCCCAACAATGAAGGCAAAGGGTTCGACAGAATGTGCGACCCGACTTATACCAGTGCCAACGGCACGCTGACCGGCGCGCTGCCGGGTGCTCCGATTTCCGGACACTGGTTCCATGACCAATTCGTTCAACTGGTTCAGAATGCATATCCGGCTATTCCGACCAGCGGCGGCGAGACGCCTGACGTTCCGGCGGCGCCAGCCGGCCTGACCGCGACAGCGGGCAATGCAAAGGTTGAGCTTAGCTGGACGGCGTCAAGCGGCGCCACAAGCTATAACGTGAAGCGCGCCACGACCAGCGGCGGGCCGTACACGACCGTGGCGGCGGGCGTTACCGCCACAAGCTACACGAACACCGGCCTTGCAAACGGCACGACGTACTATTATGTCGTCAGCGCGGTGAACAGCGCCGGGGAAAGCGCGAATTCGGCCCAGGTTGCCGCCACCCCGAGCGGCGGAGGAACCGGCACCGGGGATCTGGTGGTGCAATACCGTGCCGGGGACACGAACGCTGCCGACAATCAAATCAAACCCCAGTTCAATATCAAAAACAACGGTACGACGGCTGTTGATTTGAGCACGTTGAAGATACGCTATTACTTTACGAAGGACGGCAGCCAGGACTTGAACGCTTGGATCGATTGGGCCCAACTGGGCGCGTCGAACATTGAAAAAACGTTCGGCACCGTATCCGGGACGGACGCGGACACTTATATCGAGCTTAGCTTTACCGCCGCGGCCGGGACGCTTGCCCCAGGAGGGCAGTCCGGCGACATCCAGCTTCGGATATCCAAGACCGACTGGTCCAACTTTGACGAAAGCAACGATTATTCGTATGATCCCGCCAAAACGGCTTACGCCGATTGGGATCATATCACCCTTTACCAAAACGATACCCTCGTTTGGGGCGTAGAACCGTAA
- a CDS encoding acyltransferase family protein: MNEETSEKKLFYLEGIRGLAAFAVVISHYIQVFYPAALNGRPQQTHFKWDIWYGHSPINLFYNGQFAVSLFFVLSGYVLSVKMFEKEFDSTTFQKLLHSSAIRRYIRLAVPAAVSVLLAYLAIITKAFYLQEIWGTTWTDMKKDYYALDTNIYTVIKAAIFDPFFRFDAHPYNPVLWTMGYELLGSFLIFGFLALFGRVKKRWMVYAVLSIALIQTYFVAFLWGMLLADLLKHKWVQSKITAVLVLLIGIYLGSAPYTSLMGTMYEPIEVWTKNINAWIQFNIDPRLLARTLGSAMILFALLRLKVLQHVFGWKPFAYLGQISFSLYLIHFTFLNTFSAFLFSKVIHFFSYNLAYAITFMVSMVPLFILSHYYMKYIDQGALKLARKVEIKMTA, encoded by the coding sequence ATGAATGAAGAGACATCCGAGAAAAAGCTATTCTATTTGGAAGGCATCAGGGGACTCGCGGCATTTGCCGTGGTTATTTCGCACTACATACAAGTATTTTATCCAGCTGCGTTAAACGGAAGGCCGCAACAAACTCATTTTAAATGGGATATCTGGTACGGACATTCTCCAATTAATTTATTTTATAATGGACAATTTGCCGTTAGTTTGTTTTTTGTGCTAAGCGGTTATGTGCTCAGTGTCAAAATGTTTGAAAAAGAGTTCGATAGCACGACCTTTCAAAAATTGTTGCATTCCAGCGCTATACGAAGGTACATTCGGCTTGCCGTGCCGGCAGCGGTATCCGTATTGCTTGCGTATCTAGCAATTATTACGAAGGCCTTTTATCTCCAAGAAATATGGGGAACTACATGGACGGATATGAAAAAGGACTACTACGCTTTAGATACAAATATATATACCGTTATCAAGGCTGCTATTTTTGATCCATTTTTCCGGTTTGATGCCCATCCTTACAATCCGGTCCTTTGGACAATGGGCTATGAGCTATTAGGTTCTTTTTTAATTTTCGGTTTTCTTGCATTATTCGGACGAGTGAAAAAAAGATGGATGGTGTATGCGGTCTTATCCATTGCTTTGATTCAAACCTATTTTGTCGCTTTTTTGTGGGGAATGCTGCTGGCCGATTTGCTTAAGCACAAATGGGTCCAAAGTAAAATAACGGCAGTACTTGTGCTTTTAATAGGGATTTACTTAGGTTCAGCGCCGTATACTTCATTAATGGGGACTATGTACGAACCAATAGAAGTGTGGACAAAAAATATCAATGCATGGATTCAATTTAACATCGATCCGCGGCTTCTTGCCCGAACCCTAGGTTCTGCTATGATTTTGTTTGCTCTGCTTCGTTTAAAAGTGCTGCAGCATGTGTTTGGATGGAAGCCGTTTGCTTATTTAGGACAGATTTCATTTTCCCTTTACCTCATTCATTTCACTTTCCTAAATACGTTCTCCGCGTTCCTGTTTAGTAAAGTGATTCATTTTTTTAGTTATAATCTTGCTTATGCAATTACGTTTATGGTTTCTATGGTGCCGTTATTTATTTTGTCGCATTATTATATGAAATATATCGATCAAGGGGCATTAAAATTAGCTCGAAAAGTCGAAATAAAGATGACCGCATAA
- a CDS encoding M56 family metallopeptidase, whose product MTMVWNAVMPLLRWLPGFLGWLFQTSVMVSILVGLVLLLKWVLKDRLPIKWQYALWLIVLLRALLPWAPESSISMYNLFSLSEPSGRIDALITQVAEQRQPSPDAAEPAAEETLPNGVAEVGGEAAKTKTAAAPAEPADSSRQPAGLTPKDGAYAGLFGLWLAGVIALSVYLFRINRRFAKSIVFGSNGMVNPELEELLQSCQHKLGVRRKISLRMTDQGSGPALHGLRSPKILLPATIVDQFSANEIKYIFLHELVHHKRKDIAVNWVMTALLILHWFNPVLWYAYRKMREDQELSCDAQAVSYIGPDEAKQYGHTVIKLLETLSGKPSRLLAAAYFSKNRLEIKRRITMIALFKKTSFKRTALGLILVAVIVGIALTNAKGKVEGQSSPIVVPSEYSFEDWLWYDDYMTSQELGLVSKPDIRVEDKGYAFEIESVMVDNSRVVLTAKHFGPDGHFLQSPLEDGGIFIKDRDGKVVATLAGSPGGTRPNVEEYIFLFTETPPDQIVIQGKTDHIWDWADKKDDIKREKIEVNWKFEFTLDMTKAKRLGTSEALNANYTTPAGLQMEMKQFFRTPNGLRLDMDLDLNEKLAKQAIPEWRQDVELWYHLETDDPEAKAKYFGGQSGPFGGKIEEVYKANASTSWSRTWLTSMVSLELKNIRFVLDGYSLPIKKEASVEIDLNQLAKKPVVFEDEGDKITLEKYGFETDPDTEKRNLRLSGSGIYINQQNRDKWIAMDANETTYSVIREGIGRINEDGGSVWDELDFIVNDVPNDISKLTLKRIVVDKVFTDVNWSVDLPSYTTLPWKNK is encoded by the coding sequence ATGACCATGGTATGGAACGCGGTAATGCCCCTGCTGAGGTGGTTGCCCGGCTTTTTGGGCTGGCTGTTTCAAACCTCGGTCATGGTCTCCATTTTGGTCGGATTGGTACTGCTGCTCAAATGGGTACTTAAGGACCGGCTCCCGATCAAATGGCAGTACGCGCTTTGGCTGATTGTCCTCCTTCGGGCCTTGCTTCCGTGGGCACCAGAAAGCTCCATCAGCATGTATAACCTGTTTTCCCTCTCCGAGCCAAGCGGCAGGATCGACGCATTAATTACGCAGGTAGCGGAGCAGCGGCAGCCCAGCCCGGACGCGGCTGAACCGGCGGCGGAGGAGACCTTGCCGAACGGTGTGGCCGAGGTTGGCGGCGAAGCGGCCAAGACGAAGACCGCGGCGGCCCCGGCCGAGCCGGCGGATTCGTCCCGGCAGCCCGCTGGATTAACCCCCAAAGATGGGGCTTACGCAGGTTTGTTCGGATTATGGCTTGCCGGCGTCATCGCTCTGTCCGTTTATTTGTTCCGCATCAACCGCAGGTTTGCCAAGAGCATTGTCTTCGGCTCCAATGGAATGGTAAATCCGGAACTGGAGGAACTGCTGCAGTCCTGCCAACACAAGCTTGGTGTCCGCCGCAAAATTTCACTGCGGATGACGGACCAAGGAAGCGGCCCGGCGCTGCACGGACTAAGGTCGCCCAAAATTTTGCTGCCCGCGACCATCGTAGACCAATTCTCCGCAAATGAGATCAAGTATATATTCCTCCATGAACTGGTTCATCACAAACGGAAGGATATCGCCGTCAACTGGGTGATGACGGCGCTGCTGATCCTGCACTGGTTCAATCCGGTACTGTGGTACGCCTATCGCAAAATGAGGGAAGATCAAGAGTTATCCTGCGATGCGCAGGCCGTCTCTTACATCGGCCCGGATGAAGCGAAGCAGTACGGACATACGGTTATTAAGCTGCTTGAAACGTTATCGGGAAAGCCGTCGAGGCTGCTTGCCGCCGCCTATTTTTCCAAGAACCGCCTGGAAATCAAAAGGAGAATTACGATGATTGCCTTATTTAAGAAAACATCATTTAAGCGAACGGCTTTAGGACTTATTCTTGTTGCGGTTATCGTCGGCATTGCCCTGACCAATGCCAAGGGGAAGGTGGAAGGCCAGTCTTCGCCAATTGTAGTCCCTTCCGAGTATAGCTTTGAGGATTGGTTATGGTATGACGACTACATGACCTCCCAGGAGCTTGGTCTGGTATCCAAACCGGACATTCGGGTAGAGGACAAGGGGTACGCGTTTGAAATCGAAAGCGTAATGGTCGACAACTCGCGTGTGGTGCTTACGGCTAAGCATTTTGGACCGGACGGCCATTTTCTGCAAAGTCCTTTGGAGGATGGCGGTATTTTTATAAAGGATCGAGACGGCAAGGTAGTTGCTACTCTAGCGGGATCGCCGGGTGGAACCCGTCCTAATGTGGAGGAATATATATTCCTGTTTACAGAGACACCGCCGGATCAAATCGTGATTCAAGGCAAGACGGATCATATTTGGGACTGGGCCGATAAAAAAGACGACATCAAACGCGAAAAAATCGAAGTGAATTGGAAATTCGAGTTCACCTTGGATATGACCAAAGCAAAGCGGCTAGGGACAAGTGAGGCGCTGAATGCAAACTATACCACGCCGGCAGGACTGCAAATGGAGATGAAGCAGTTTTTTCGTACCCCGAACGGACTGCGCCTGGATATGGACCTCGATTTGAACGAAAAATTGGCAAAACAGGCCATTCCCGAATGGAGGCAAGATGTTGAGCTTTGGTACCATCTCGAAACGGACGACCCCGAAGCAAAGGCAAAGTACTTTGGCGGTCAAAGCGGTCCTTTTGGCGGCAAAATTGAAGAGGTATACAAAGCTAACGCCAGTACAAGTTGGTCCAGAACATGGCTTACATCAATGGTATCTCTTGAGCTGAAAAACATCCGGTTTGTACTTGATGGGTACAGCCTACCGATTAAAAAAGAAGCTTCGGTAGAGATTGACCTGAACCAGTTGGCCAAGAAGCCCGTCGTATTTGAAGACGAAGGAGACAAGATCACTCTGGAGAAATACGGCTTTGAAACCGACCCTGATACAGAAAAAAGAAACCTTCGCTTAAGCGGAAGCGGAATTTATATAAACCAGCAAAATAGAGACAAGTGGATCGCCATGGATGCGAATGAGACGACGTATTCCGTAATTAGAGAGGGGATTGGAAGAATTAATGAGGATGGGGGAAGCGTCTGGGATGAACTCGACTTCATCGTTAACGATGTTCCGAACGACATTTCCAAGCTGACGTTGAAACGGATCGTCGTGGACAAAGTATTCACCGATGTAAATTGGTCCGTCGATCTGCCGTCATATACGACGCTACCATGGAAAAATAAATAG
- a CDS encoding BlaI/MecI/CopY family transcriptional regulator, giving the protein MMSQIPRISEAEWEVMKVFWQSSPASANDVIEALSDDKDWKPATVKTLINRLLKKKALGFHKEGKTYLYSPLVTEEECIRAESKSFLKRLYGGALKPMFVQFLKEERLTEEEIKELKQILDEKTDRQ; this is encoded by the coding sequence ATGATGTCGCAAATTCCGCGGATTTCCGAAGCCGAATGGGAAGTGATGAAGGTGTTTTGGCAAAGCTCGCCGGCTTCAGCGAACGATGTAATAGAAGCGCTCAGCGACGACAAAGACTGGAAACCGGCGACCGTCAAAACTTTGATCAACCGGCTGTTGAAGAAGAAGGCACTCGGCTTCCATAAGGAAGGGAAAACTTACCTGTACTCGCCATTGGTGACCGAAGAGGAATGTATTAGGGCGGAGAGCAAGTCGTTTCTGAAAAGGCTGTACGGAGGAGCGCTGAAGCCGATGTTCGTGCAGTTTCTAAAGGAAGAACGGCTTACCGAGGAAGAAATCAAGGAACTCAAACAAATTCTCGATGAAAAGACAGATCGGCAATGA